One Drosophila subobscura isolate 14011-0131.10 chromosome U, UCBerk_Dsub_1.0, whole genome shotgun sequence DNA window includes the following coding sequences:
- the LOC117901523 gene encoding homocysteine S-methyltransferase 3 produces MFAGKEENENECQSRPEQPRVLVKCGGFSSQLAHNVDEKVDGDPLWGSRFDATNPQAVIKTHLDFLRSGADIILTNTYQSSVEGFMKYLALTREQSVALIEKSVYLTQQAKAQYLKELLQSGGNIKPHFPLILASIGPYGAHLHDGSEYSGSYADKISKEKLQDWHRTRIETCLRAGVDGLAVETLPCQLEALAITESILENYTNVKFWVSFQCKDDTSLADGESFAESALSVWQMVKSHKAQTRLLAIGVNCVNPTFVTPLLKSLNSAAGTDRIPLVVYSNRGEIYDSVRGEWTGTGEDVAKFVPEWVRLGARIVGGCCRVYPDDVLKIRKCVDSLNIGYSTEQSPQSHIA; encoded by the exons ATGTTTGCCGGCAAGgaggagaacgagaacgagtgCCAGAGCCGACCGGAGCAGCCCCGCGTGTTGGTCAAATGCGGGGGCTTCTCTTCCCAATTGGCGCACAATGTGGACGAAAAGGTTGACGGTGACCCGTTATGGGGCTCGCGTTTCGATGCCACCAATCCGCAGGCTGTGATCAAGACGCACCTGGACTTTTTGCGCAGTGGCGCTGATATCATATTAACCAACACCTACCAGTCCAGCGTGGAGGGATTTATGAAATATCTGGCACTGACGCGGGAGCAGAGTGTGGCCCTGATAGAGAAGAGCGTGTACCTGACGCAACAGGCCAAGGCGCAATATCTGAAGGAGTTGCTGCAGTCGGGCGGAAACATTAAACCTCATTTCCCTTTGATCTTGGCCTCGATTGGACCATATGGTGCGCATTTGCATGATGGTTCGGAGTATTCGGGCAGCTATGCGGATAAGATAAGCAAGGAGAAGCTCCAGGACTGGCATCGCACACGAATTGAGACCTGCCTGCGGGCCGGAGTCGATGGCTTGGCCGTGGAGACGCTACCGTGCCAGCTGGAGGCACTGGCAATCACTGAAAGCATTCTCGAGAACTATACAAATGTCAAGTTTTGGGTTTCCTTTCAGTGCAAG GACGACACCAGTCTGGCAGATGGTGAATCTTTTGCAGAATCTGCTCTATCCGTCTGGCAAATGGTGAAGTCCCACAAGGCACAGACCCGACTCCTGGCCATCGGAGTTAATTGTGTTAATCCCACGTTTGTGACGCCCCTGCTAAAATCTCTGAATTCGGCCGCAGGCACGGATCGCATTCCCCTGGTTGTCTACAGCAATCGTGGAGAAATTTACGATAGTGTACGCGGCGAATGGACGGGCACAGGAGAAGATGTGGCCAAATTTGTGCCCGAATGGGTCCGGCTGGGTGCACGCATTGTGGGCGGCTGTTGCCGTGTCTATCCGGACGATGTGCTCAAGATCCGTAAGTGCGTTGATAGTCTCAACATCGGCTACAGCACAGAGCAATCTCCGCAATCGCACATTGCTTAA
- the LOC117902234 gene encoding glutathione S-transferase C-terminal domain-containing protein homolog: MDQLYLEIEISTQNAETTIYTSVSSFLALYTYRYLNPKNIQVNFVATKIQSGKIALRSSQLRRELTDTRITCREAAKLPAIRDLRLPIYEKNGNTFIAGTCAVCRELIARQPNTELRKLLGFKESCLLAPSEASIWTRFCEVDVVDVVARLHDGLLLEAVPEEVVRFEQHMNQPVRMHNIYKQAREQANQTENGAKIKRKHRVQIDGRTPKEQLLIEHRFAEGISFTIADLILYPLLRIVFQHCGQMLPHFPLTSTWFSEIDSFDGTCAKIFAELYVPQSVLQCEELLAIPDCDATSLYKADPKRYKPRNRIYTSQTEVDLALTKLSELQLQFSTDSEHTYGQRVIDWQLIEPTHAKSSALPQERLERKRQQLENMANAVVSLAQPGDRIIDFCSGTGHLAILLALKLPLCTIIVMENKSFSLAQAQKRALELELSNCVFYQCNIDYFVGKFEIGASLHACGTATDIVLQQCRRVNAHFVCCPCCYGSLQPMPHISYPLSERLQRVLSTKDYLYIAHTADQAHEMGTTNCKPETTLQGLHCMSIVDTDRKLQSEEAGYQVILTRLKPEQCTPKNHLLVGRFVKQN, translated from the exons ATGGATCAGCTGTACCTAGAAATTGAGATAAGCACTCAGAACGCCGAAACAACGATTTACACCAGCGTGTCTTCATTCTTAGCCCTATACACATATCGCTATCTCAATCCCAAGAATATCCAAGTTAATTTTGTGGCCACTAAAATACAGAGTGGTAAGATAGCCTTACGCAGTTCCCAGCTGCGACGCGAGCTCACCGACACGCGTATAACATGCCGAGAGGCGGCCAAGCTGCCAGCTATTCGGGATCTCCGGCTGCCCATCTATGAGAAGAATGGAAACACCTTCATAGCTGGGACCTGTGCGGTTTGCAGGGAGCTTATTGCCCGACAGCCGAATACCGAACTGCGCAAACTACTGGGCTTCAAGGagagctgcctgctggctcCTTCGGAAGCCTCGATCTGGACCCGCTTTTGCGAGGTAGATGTAGTGGACGTTGTGGCCCGTCTGCATGATGGCCTTCTGTTGGAGGCAGTTCCCGAAGAAGTGGTACGCTTTGAGCAGCACATGAATCAGCCCGTGCGCATGCACAACATCTACAAGCAGGCCAGAGAGCAGGCCAATCAGACGGAGAACGGGGCCAAGATCAAGCGGAAACATCGTGTTCAGATCGATGGACGTAcgcccaaggagcagctgctgattGAGCATCGTTTTGCCGAGGGCATAAGCTTCACCATAGCAGATCTCATTTTGTATCCCCTGCTACGAATAGTCTTCCAGCACTGTGGCCAAATGTTGCCACATTTTCCACTGACTAGCACGTGGTTTAGTGAG ATTGACTCCTTTGACGGAACTTGTGCCAAGATCTTTGCCGAGCTATACGTGCCGCAGTCCGTGTTGCAGTGCGAGGAGCTCCTGGCTATACCCGACTGCGATGCCACTAGTCTCTACAAGGCCGATCCCAAGCGCTACAAGCCACGCAATCGGATCTACACCAGTCAGACGGAGGTAGATCTGGCGCTCACGAAGCTTTccgaactgcaactgcagttCAGCACCGATTCGGAGCACACTTATGGCCAGCGGGTCATCGACTGGCAGCTGATTGAGCCCACGCATGCCAAGAGCTCGGCACTGCCACAAGAGCGACTGGAAAGGAAgcgacagcagctggagaacaTGGCCAATGCGGTGGTGTCTCTGGCACAGCCAGGAGATCGCATTATAGACTTTTGCAGCGGCACGGGACACTTGGCCATACTGTTGGCCCTCAAGCTGCCGCTCTGCACGATTATCGTGATGGAGAACAAGTCTTTCTCGCTGGCTCAAGCCCAGAAGCGAGccctggagctggaactgagTAACTGCGTTTTCTATCAATGCAACATTGATTATTTTGTGGGTAAATTCGAAATTGGAGCTTCGCTACACGCCTGCGGCACGGCAACCGACATTGTTCTGCAGCAGTGTCGCCGAGTTAATGCTCATTTTGtgtgctgcccctgctgctatGGATCGTTGCAGCCCATGCCCCACATTTCCTATCCGCTTAGTGAACGCTTACAGCGTGTGCTAAGCACAAAGGATTATCTCTATATAGCCCATACAGCGGACCAGGCCCATGAAATGGGCACAACCAATTGCAAGCCGGAGACGACATTGCAGGGTCTGCATTGCATGTCCATTGTGGACACGGACCGCAAGCTGCAGTCGGAGGAGGCGGGCTACCAGGTGATACTCACCCGTCTCAAGCCCGAACAGTGCACGCCAAAGAATCACTTGCTAGTCGGACGTTTTGTTAAACAGAACTGA
- the LOC117902237 gene encoding NEDD8: MLIKVKTLTGKEIEIDIEPTDKVDRIKERVEEKEGIPPQQQRLIFSGKQMNDDKTAADYKVQGGSVLHLVLALRGGRA; this comes from the exons ATGCTGATCAAAGTCAAG ACGCTGACCGGGAAGGAAATCGAGATCGATATTGAGCCCACAGATAAGGTGGACCGCATCAAAGAGCGtgtggaggagaaggagggcATAccgccacagcaacagcgtcTAATCTTTTCCGGCAAACAAAT GAACGATGACAAGACTGCGGCTGACTACAAAGTTCAAGGTGGTTCGGTGCTGCATTTGGTGCTGGCTCTTCGCGGAGGCCGTGCCTAG
- the LOC117902236 gene encoding homocysteine S-methyltransferase, whose product MGLTRVLVKDGGFGTQMTVHVGNSVDGDPLWSARFNATNPAAIINTHLDFLQNGADIILTNTYQASVEGYMEYLELDEEQSIELIRNTVRLAHIAKEKYLTECYQAQLTIPEGYPLIIASIGPFGAHLHDGSEYTGSYADYVPAKTITDWHRIRIEACLEAGVDALAIETIPCQMEAEALVEMLCDDYPDVKFWVAFQCKDESSLAHGETFADAANAIWDLLAERNAQDKCLAVGVNCVHPKFVTSLFKSLNGDRNGEEQIPLVVYPNSGEVYDVVKGWEGREHCVPLANYVPEWAQLGAKIIGGCCRTYARDIRHIGEAIRNWNKLKKVA is encoded by the exons ATGGGTTTGACGCGCGTACTGGTGAAAGACGGCGGTTTTGGCACACAGATGACCGTACATGTGGGCAACTCTGTGGACGGGGATCCGTTGTGGAGTGCCCGCTTCAATGCCACCAATCCGGCAGCCATCATTAACACCCACCTGGATTTCCTGCAGA ATGGGGCTGATATCATATTGACGAACACTTATCAGGCCAGTGTCGAGGGTTACATGGAGTATTTGGAGCTGGACGAGGAGCAGAGCATCGAGCTGATAAGAAACACGGTTCGTCTGGCGCACATAGCCAAGGAAAAATATCTGACGGAGTGTTATCAGGCCCAGCTGACGATTCCAGAAG GTTATCCGCTGATAATTGCCTCGATTGGACCGTTTGGCGCCCACCTTCACGATGGCTCCGAGTACACCGGCAGCTATGCCGATTATGTGCCAGCTAAGACCATCACAGACTGGCACCGCATTCGGATCGAAGCTTGTCTGGAGGCGGGAGTCGATGCCCTGGCCATTGAGACGATTCCGTGCCAAATGGAGGCGGAAGCGCTGGTGGAAATGCTTTGCGATGACTATCCGGACGTCAAGTTCTGGGTGGCATTCCAATGCAAGGATGAGAGCTCTCTGGCGCACGGTGAGACCTTTGCAGATGCGGCAAATGCCATCTGGGATTTGCTGGCCGAGCGTAATGCCCAGGACAAGTGCCTCGCTGTGGGCGTCAACTGTGTGCATCCCAAATTTGTGACATCTCTGTTCAAGAGCCTGAATGGCGACCGCAACGGGGAAGAGCAAATCCCGCTGGTGGTTTATCCCAACAGTGGGGAGGTCTACGATGTCGTCAAGGGCTGGGAGGGCAGGGAGCATTGTGTGCCACTCGCCAATTACGTGCCGGAGTGGGCGCAGCTGGGTGCCAAGATTATTGGCGGCTGCTGTCGCACCTACGCCAGGGATATTCGCCACATTGGCGAGGCCATTCGCAACTGGAACAAACTGAAGAAGGTCGCTTAA